Proteins co-encoded in one Sus scrofa isolate TJ Tabasco breed Duroc chromosome 14, Sscrofa11.1, whole genome shotgun sequence genomic window:
- the PLEKHS1 gene encoding pleckstrin homology domain-containing family S member 1 isoform X3 gives MEPKPQKTPGRQFTFYYENEVYKQDYFIKSPPPQLFFSAASWKKRFFILSKSGEKGFRLSYYKDHHHRGSIEIDRNSSVEVGISSHEKMQSVQKMFKCHPDEVMSIKTTNREYFLIGYDREKIKDWVSFLSSLCWDVKAAHRNAEQEKFALDDKRHFSDPSPLLGSACAPEAVSATMPRKSLPDMHLMETSSPGLRQTHLPHDFLSETTQDTKEESYYLNPRSILLELDKIIAASDSGESLEPGETLEPGSETLEPGRPDQASNNTERQYMSMKSCLFNEMSQESADSKEESQTVAEIQNGELDLQGQASGTSSYLSPASMEAQTTNDKKGNILDESQVEMLNVFLSPADVINYLALREAAGRICVAQWEGPPRLGCLFFHGDHLLAVNDLRPQNLEEVSLFLSRSIQREKVKLTIGRIPNSEKFHAEACTCSLKDQGVIPFQLDTSALEKILKRSPAIKKGQQKGAAE, from the exons ATGGAACCCAAACCTCAGAAGACTCCAG GCAgacaatttacattttattatgaaaatgaagtctacaaacaagattACTTTATTAAATCACCACCTCCTCAGCTTTTCTTCTCTGCA gCCTCTTGGAAAAAACGTTTTTTCATTCTGTCAAAGAGTGGGGAAAAGGGCTTTCGTCTTTCCTATTACAAGGACCATCATCATCGGGGGTCTATTGAAATCGATCG AAATTCCAGTGTAGAAGTTGGCATAAGTAGCCATGAAAAAATGCAGTCTGTACAGAAGATGTTCAAATGCCACCCTGATGAAGTGATGTCCATCAAAACCACAAACAGGGAATACTTCCTCATTGGCTATGACAG GGAGAAGATTAAAGACTGGGTCTCCTTCTTGTCATCACTCTGCTGGGATGTAAAAGCAGCACACCGCAATGCAGAG CAGGAGAAATTTGCATTGGATGATAAAAGGCACTTTTCAGACCCCAGCCCTCTCCTTGGTTCTGCCTGCGCACCAGAGGCTGTCAGCGCCACCATGCCAAGAAAGAGTCTTCCAGACATG caTTTAATGGAAACAAGTTCTCCAGGACTCAGACAAACTCATCTACCACATGATTTCTTGTCAGAGACCACTCAAGATACAAAAGAAGAGAGTTATTATCTTAATCCTCGAAGTATTCTTTTAGAG TTGGATAAAATAATTGCTGCCAGTGATTCTGGTGAATCCCTTGAACCTGGTGAAACCCTTGAACCTGGTAGTGAAACCCTTGAACCTGGTCGTCCAGACCAGGCCTCCAACAACACTGAGCGCCAGTACATGTCAATGAAATCCTG TCTTTTCAACGAGATGTCCCAGGAGTCTGCTGATAGCAAAGAGGAATCCCAGACGGTTGCAGAGATCCAGAATGGGGAGCTTGACCTGCAAGGACAAGCCTCAGGAACGAGCTCTTATCTTTCACCTGCCAGTATGGAAGCACAGACCACGAATGACAAAAAGGG TAACATCCTCGACGAAAGCCAAGTGGAGATGCTGAACGTGTTCCTTTCTCCTGCTGACGTCATAAACTATCTTGCTCTCAGAGAAGCTGCAGGACGGATATG tgtggctcagtgggaaggcCCCCCGCGCCTGGGATGCTTATTTTTTCATGGAGATCACCTTTTGGCCGTGAATGACCTGAGGCCCCAGAACCTAGAGGAGGTCTCTCTGTTTCTCAGCCGGTCCATCCAGAGGGAG AAAGTAAAACTCACCATTGGTCGGATCCCAAATTCAGAGAAATTCCACGCTGAAGCCTGTACGTGCTCC
- the PLEKHS1 gene encoding pleckstrin homology domain-containing family S member 1 isoform X1 — protein MEPKPQKTPGRQFTFYYENEVYKQDYFIKSPPPQLFFSAASWKKRFFILSKSGEKGFRLSYYKDHHHRGSIEIDRNSSVEVGISSHEKMQSVQKMFKCHPDEVMSIKTTNREYFLIGYDREKIKDWVSFLSSLCWDVKAAHRNAEQEKFALDDKRHFSDPSPLLGSACAPEAVSATMPRKSLPDMHLMETSSPGLRQTHLPHDFLSETTQDTKEESYYLNPRSILLELDKIIAASDSGESLEPGETLEPGSETLEPGRPDQASNNTERQYMSMKSCLFNEMSQESADSKEESQTVAEIQNGELDLQGQASGTSSYLSPASMEAQTTNDKKGSASLTVVQLSILINNILDESQVEMLNVFLSPADVINYLALREAAGRICVAQWEGPPRLGCLFFHGDHLLAVNDLRPQNLEEVSLFLSRSIQREKVKLTIGRIPNSEKFHAEACTCSLKDQGVIPFQLDTSALEKILKRSPAIKKGQQKGAAE, from the exons ATGGAACCCAAACCTCAGAAGACTCCAG GCAgacaatttacattttattatgaaaatgaagtctacaaacaagattACTTTATTAAATCACCACCTCCTCAGCTTTTCTTCTCTGCA gCCTCTTGGAAAAAACGTTTTTTCATTCTGTCAAAGAGTGGGGAAAAGGGCTTTCGTCTTTCCTATTACAAGGACCATCATCATCGGGGGTCTATTGAAATCGATCG AAATTCCAGTGTAGAAGTTGGCATAAGTAGCCATGAAAAAATGCAGTCTGTACAGAAGATGTTCAAATGCCACCCTGATGAAGTGATGTCCATCAAAACCACAAACAGGGAATACTTCCTCATTGGCTATGACAG GGAGAAGATTAAAGACTGGGTCTCCTTCTTGTCATCACTCTGCTGGGATGTAAAAGCAGCACACCGCAATGCAGAG CAGGAGAAATTTGCATTGGATGATAAAAGGCACTTTTCAGACCCCAGCCCTCTCCTTGGTTCTGCCTGCGCACCAGAGGCTGTCAGCGCCACCATGCCAAGAAAGAGTCTTCCAGACATG caTTTAATGGAAACAAGTTCTCCAGGACTCAGACAAACTCATCTACCACATGATTTCTTGTCAGAGACCACTCAAGATACAAAAGAAGAGAGTTATTATCTTAATCCTCGAAGTATTCTTTTAGAG TTGGATAAAATAATTGCTGCCAGTGATTCTGGTGAATCCCTTGAACCTGGTGAAACCCTTGAACCTGGTAGTGAAACCCTTGAACCTGGTCGTCCAGACCAGGCCTCCAACAACACTGAGCGCCAGTACATGTCAATGAAATCCTG TCTTTTCAACGAGATGTCCCAGGAGTCTGCTGATAGCAAAGAGGAATCCCAGACGGTTGCAGAGATCCAGAATGGGGAGCTTGACCTGCAAGGACAAGCCTCAGGAACGAGCTCTTATCTTTCACCTGCCAGTATGGAAGCACAGACCACGAATGACAAAAAGGGGTCGGCCTCTCTAACTGTTGTGCAATTGTCTATACTAATCAA TAACATCCTCGACGAAAGCCAAGTGGAGATGCTGAACGTGTTCCTTTCTCCTGCTGACGTCATAAACTATCTTGCTCTCAGAGAAGCTGCAGGACGGATATG tgtggctcagtgggaaggcCCCCCGCGCCTGGGATGCTTATTTTTTCATGGAGATCACCTTTTGGCCGTGAATGACCTGAGGCCCCAGAACCTAGAGGAGGTCTCTCTGTTTCTCAGCCGGTCCATCCAGAGGGAG AAAGTAAAACTCACCATTGGTCGGATCCCAAATTCAGAGAAATTCCACGCTGAAGCCTGTACGTGCTCC
- the PLEKHS1 gene encoding pleckstrin homology domain-containing family S member 1 isoform X4, protein MEPKPQKTPGRQFTFYYENEVYKQDYFIKSPPPQLFFSAASWKKRFFILSKSGEKGFRLSYYKDHHHRGSIEIDRNSSVEVGISSHEKMQSVQKMFKCHPDEVMSIKTTNREYFLIGYDREKIKDWVSFLSSLCWDVKAAHRNAEHLMETSSPGLRQTHLPHDFLSETTQDTKEESYYLNPRSILLELDKIIAASDSGESLEPGETLEPGSETLEPGRPDQASNNTERQYMSMKSCLFNEMSQESADSKEESQTVAEIQNGELDLQGQASGTSSYLSPASMEAQTTNDKKGSASLTVVQLSILINNILDESQVEMLNVFLSPADVINYLALREAAGRICVAQWEGPPRLGCLFFHGDHLLAVNDLRPQNLEEVSLFLSRSIQREKVKLTIGRIPNSEKFHAEACTCSLKDQGVIPFQLDTSALEKILKRSPAIKKGQQKGAAE, encoded by the exons ATGGAACCCAAACCTCAGAAGACTCCAG GCAgacaatttacattttattatgaaaatgaagtctacaaacaagattACTTTATTAAATCACCACCTCCTCAGCTTTTCTTCTCTGCA gCCTCTTGGAAAAAACGTTTTTTCATTCTGTCAAAGAGTGGGGAAAAGGGCTTTCGTCTTTCCTATTACAAGGACCATCATCATCGGGGGTCTATTGAAATCGATCG AAATTCCAGTGTAGAAGTTGGCATAAGTAGCCATGAAAAAATGCAGTCTGTACAGAAGATGTTCAAATGCCACCCTGATGAAGTGATGTCCATCAAAACCACAAACAGGGAATACTTCCTCATTGGCTATGACAG GGAGAAGATTAAAGACTGGGTCTCCTTCTTGTCATCACTCTGCTGGGATGTAAAAGCAGCACACCGCAATGCAGAG caTTTAATGGAAACAAGTTCTCCAGGACTCAGACAAACTCATCTACCACATGATTTCTTGTCAGAGACCACTCAAGATACAAAAGAAGAGAGTTATTATCTTAATCCTCGAAGTATTCTTTTAGAG TTGGATAAAATAATTGCTGCCAGTGATTCTGGTGAATCCCTTGAACCTGGTGAAACCCTTGAACCTGGTAGTGAAACCCTTGAACCTGGTCGTCCAGACCAGGCCTCCAACAACACTGAGCGCCAGTACATGTCAATGAAATCCTG TCTTTTCAACGAGATGTCCCAGGAGTCTGCTGATAGCAAAGAGGAATCCCAGACGGTTGCAGAGATCCAGAATGGGGAGCTTGACCTGCAAGGACAAGCCTCAGGAACGAGCTCTTATCTTTCACCTGCCAGTATGGAAGCACAGACCACGAATGACAAAAAGGGGTCGGCCTCTCTAACTGTTGTGCAATTGTCTATACTAATCAA TAACATCCTCGACGAAAGCCAAGTGGAGATGCTGAACGTGTTCCTTTCTCCTGCTGACGTCATAAACTATCTTGCTCTCAGAGAAGCTGCAGGACGGATATG tgtggctcagtgggaaggcCCCCCGCGCCTGGGATGCTTATTTTTTCATGGAGATCACCTTTTGGCCGTGAATGACCTGAGGCCCCAGAACCTAGAGGAGGTCTCTCTGTTTCTCAGCCGGTCCATCCAGAGGGAG AAAGTAAAACTCACCATTGGTCGGATCCCAAATTCAGAGAAATTCCACGCTGAAGCCTGTACGTGCTCC
- the PLEKHS1 gene encoding pleckstrin homology domain-containing family S member 1 isoform X2 → MEPKPQKTPGRQFTFYYENEVYKQDYFIKSPPPQLFFSAASWKKRFFILSKSGEKGFRLSYYKDHHHRGSIEIDRNSSVEVGISSHEKMQSVQKMFKCHPDEVMSIKTTNREYFLIGYDREKIKDWVSFLSSLCWDVKAAHRNAEEKFALDDKRHFSDPSPLLGSACAPEAVSATMPRKSLPDMHLMETSSPGLRQTHLPHDFLSETTQDTKEESYYLNPRSILLELDKIIAASDSGESLEPGETLEPGSETLEPGRPDQASNNTERQYMSMKSCLFNEMSQESADSKEESQTVAEIQNGELDLQGQASGTSSYLSPASMEAQTTNDKKGSASLTVVQLSILINNILDESQVEMLNVFLSPADVINYLALREAAGRICVAQWEGPPRLGCLFFHGDHLLAVNDLRPQNLEEVSLFLSRSIQREKVKLTIGRIPNSEKFHAEACTCSLKDQGVIPFQLDTSALEKILKRSPAIKKGQQKGAAE, encoded by the exons ATGGAACCCAAACCTCAGAAGACTCCAG GCAgacaatttacattttattatgaaaatgaagtctacaaacaagattACTTTATTAAATCACCACCTCCTCAGCTTTTCTTCTCTGCA gCCTCTTGGAAAAAACGTTTTTTCATTCTGTCAAAGAGTGGGGAAAAGGGCTTTCGTCTTTCCTATTACAAGGACCATCATCATCGGGGGTCTATTGAAATCGATCG AAATTCCAGTGTAGAAGTTGGCATAAGTAGCCATGAAAAAATGCAGTCTGTACAGAAGATGTTCAAATGCCACCCTGATGAAGTGATGTCCATCAAAACCACAAACAGGGAATACTTCCTCATTGGCTATGACAG GGAGAAGATTAAAGACTGGGTCTCCTTCTTGTCATCACTCTGCTGGGATGTAAAAGCAGCACACCGCAATGCAGAG GAGAAATTTGCATTGGATGATAAAAGGCACTTTTCAGACCCCAGCCCTCTCCTTGGTTCTGCCTGCGCACCAGAGGCTGTCAGCGCCACCATGCCAAGAAAGAGTCTTCCAGACATG caTTTAATGGAAACAAGTTCTCCAGGACTCAGACAAACTCATCTACCACATGATTTCTTGTCAGAGACCACTCAAGATACAAAAGAAGAGAGTTATTATCTTAATCCTCGAAGTATTCTTTTAGAG TTGGATAAAATAATTGCTGCCAGTGATTCTGGTGAATCCCTTGAACCTGGTGAAACCCTTGAACCTGGTAGTGAAACCCTTGAACCTGGTCGTCCAGACCAGGCCTCCAACAACACTGAGCGCCAGTACATGTCAATGAAATCCTG TCTTTTCAACGAGATGTCCCAGGAGTCTGCTGATAGCAAAGAGGAATCCCAGACGGTTGCAGAGATCCAGAATGGGGAGCTTGACCTGCAAGGACAAGCCTCAGGAACGAGCTCTTATCTTTCACCTGCCAGTATGGAAGCACAGACCACGAATGACAAAAAGGGGTCGGCCTCTCTAACTGTTGTGCAATTGTCTATACTAATCAA TAACATCCTCGACGAAAGCCAAGTGGAGATGCTGAACGTGTTCCTTTCTCCTGCTGACGTCATAAACTATCTTGCTCTCAGAGAAGCTGCAGGACGGATATG tgtggctcagtgggaaggcCCCCCGCGCCTGGGATGCTTATTTTTTCATGGAGATCACCTTTTGGCCGTGAATGACCTGAGGCCCCAGAACCTAGAGGAGGTCTCTCTGTTTCTCAGCCGGTCCATCCAGAGGGAG AAAGTAAAACTCACCATTGGTCGGATCCCAAATTCAGAGAAATTCCACGCTGAAGCCTGTACGTGCTCC
- the PLEKHS1 gene encoding pleckstrin homology domain-containing family S member 1 isoform X5: MEPKPQKTPGRQFTFYYENEVYKQDYFIKSPPPQLFFSAASWKKRFFILSKSGEKGFRLSYYKDHHHRGSIEIDRNSSVEVGISSHEKMQSVQKMFKCHPDEVMSIKTTNREYFLIGYDREKIKDWVSFLSSLCWDVKAAHRNAEEKFALDDKRHFSDPSPLLGSACAPEAVSATMPRKSLPDMHLMETSSPGLRQTHLPHDFLSETTQDTKEESYYLNPRSILLELDKIIAASDSGESLEPGETLEPGSETLEPGRPDQASNNTERQYMSMKSCLFNEMSQESADSKEESQTVAEIQNGELDLQGQASGTSSYLSPASMEAQTTNDKKGNILDESQVEMLNVFLSPADVINYLALREAAGRICVAQWEGPPRLGCLFFHGDHLLAVNDLRPQNLEEVSLFLSRSIQREKVKLTIGRIPNSEKFHAEACTCSLKDQGVIPFQLDTSALEKILKRSPAIKKGQQKGAAE, translated from the exons ATGGAACCCAAACCTCAGAAGACTCCAG GCAgacaatttacattttattatgaaaatgaagtctacaaacaagattACTTTATTAAATCACCACCTCCTCAGCTTTTCTTCTCTGCA gCCTCTTGGAAAAAACGTTTTTTCATTCTGTCAAAGAGTGGGGAAAAGGGCTTTCGTCTTTCCTATTACAAGGACCATCATCATCGGGGGTCTATTGAAATCGATCG AAATTCCAGTGTAGAAGTTGGCATAAGTAGCCATGAAAAAATGCAGTCTGTACAGAAGATGTTCAAATGCCACCCTGATGAAGTGATGTCCATCAAAACCACAAACAGGGAATACTTCCTCATTGGCTATGACAG GGAGAAGATTAAAGACTGGGTCTCCTTCTTGTCATCACTCTGCTGGGATGTAAAAGCAGCACACCGCAATGCAGAG GAGAAATTTGCATTGGATGATAAAAGGCACTTTTCAGACCCCAGCCCTCTCCTTGGTTCTGCCTGCGCACCAGAGGCTGTCAGCGCCACCATGCCAAGAAAGAGTCTTCCAGACATG caTTTAATGGAAACAAGTTCTCCAGGACTCAGACAAACTCATCTACCACATGATTTCTTGTCAGAGACCACTCAAGATACAAAAGAAGAGAGTTATTATCTTAATCCTCGAAGTATTCTTTTAGAG TTGGATAAAATAATTGCTGCCAGTGATTCTGGTGAATCCCTTGAACCTGGTGAAACCCTTGAACCTGGTAGTGAAACCCTTGAACCTGGTCGTCCAGACCAGGCCTCCAACAACACTGAGCGCCAGTACATGTCAATGAAATCCTG TCTTTTCAACGAGATGTCCCAGGAGTCTGCTGATAGCAAAGAGGAATCCCAGACGGTTGCAGAGATCCAGAATGGGGAGCTTGACCTGCAAGGACAAGCCTCAGGAACGAGCTCTTATCTTTCACCTGCCAGTATGGAAGCACAGACCACGAATGACAAAAAGGG TAACATCCTCGACGAAAGCCAAGTGGAGATGCTGAACGTGTTCCTTTCTCCTGCTGACGTCATAAACTATCTTGCTCTCAGAGAAGCTGCAGGACGGATATG tgtggctcagtgggaaggcCCCCCGCGCCTGGGATGCTTATTTTTTCATGGAGATCACCTTTTGGCCGTGAATGACCTGAGGCCCCAGAACCTAGAGGAGGTCTCTCTGTTTCTCAGCCGGTCCATCCAGAGGGAG AAAGTAAAACTCACCATTGGTCGGATCCCAAATTCAGAGAAATTCCACGCTGAAGCCTGTACGTGCTCC